From a single Paenibacillus sp. FSL W8-0426 genomic region:
- a CDS encoding ABC transporter ATP-binding protein, protein MNSDIAIKVEGLTKTYKIYEKPVDRLKESLNPFKNSYHRDFNALNRVSFELKKGDALAIIGKNGSGKSTLLKIITGVLTPSSGSVTVNGKISALLELGAGFNPEYTGLENIYLNGTIMGLSKEQVDERIEDILNFADIGEFITQPVKSYSSGMFARLAFAVAINVDPDILIVDEALSVGDIHFQAKCYRKFDEFKENGKTILFVSHSLDSVIRYCNTAILLNEGELIDQGSPKEMVDVYKRILTKSFSTTTPSEPEYQMNAGIKETSTNWKLEMDVHPDFLEYGDKRAEIIDFGMFDQLNKLNHSFQSDEVTTFRIRVRFHSTVSNPIFAFVVKDIKGMEIAGTNTWYSGEFTGDFKSGDEVVVSFSHQLNLQGGTYTLSFGCTGYENDELVVFHRLYDVIFFRVVLLKSIVGITDLNTKIQLDRL, encoded by the coding sequence ATGAATTCGGATATTGCAATTAAAGTCGAGGGCTTAACAAAGACTTATAAAATATATGAGAAACCTGTCGATCGTTTGAAAGAAAGCTTAAATCCTTTTAAAAATAGTTACCATCGTGATTTCAATGCATTAAATCGGGTATCTTTTGAACTTAAAAAGGGAGATGCGCTGGCTATAATTGGAAAGAACGGTTCGGGGAAATCAACGCTTCTAAAGATTATAACGGGAGTTCTTACACCTAGTAGCGGAAGCGTTACAGTAAACGGGAAAATATCTGCCTTGTTAGAACTTGGAGCGGGATTTAATCCGGAGTATACGGGCTTAGAAAATATATATTTAAATGGAACAATAATGGGCCTCTCTAAAGAGCAAGTAGATGAGAGAATTGAGGATATTTTAAATTTTGCTGATATAGGTGAATTTATTACACAACCCGTCAAGTCATACTCTAGTGGCATGTTTGCCCGACTTGCATTCGCTGTAGCCATTAATGTTGACCCAGATATATTAATCGTTGATGAAGCCCTATCTGTGGGAGATATTCATTTCCAGGCTAAATGTTACAGAAAATTTGACGAGTTCAAGGAAAACGGAAAGACGATCTTATTTGTGTCTCACTCCCTGGATAGCGTAATTCGATACTGTAACACCGCGATATTGCTTAATGAGGGTGAACTCATAGATCAGGGCTCTCCCAAAGAGATGGTTGATGTTTATAAAAGAATACTTACAAAAAGCTTTTCGACTACTACTCCTTCTGAACCTGAATATCAAATGAATGCTGGAATAAAGGAGACCAGTACGAACTGGAAACTTGAAATGGATGTTCATCCGGACTTTTTGGAGTATGGTGACAAGAGAGCTGAAATTATCGATTTCGGAATGTTTGATCAGTTAAATAAATTAAATCATTCTTTTCAGAGCGATGAAGTGACAACCTTTAGAATCAGGGTTCGCTTTCACTCTACTGTATCCAATCCTATTTTTGCTTTTGTTGTTAAGGATATTAAAGGTATGGAGATTGCTGGAACGAACACGTGGTATAGTGGAGAATTTACGGGTGATTTTAAGTCGGGTGATGAAGTAGTGGTTTCTTTCTCGCATCAATTGAATCTACAAGGTGGTACTTATACCTTATCGTTCGGTTGTACGGGTTATGAAAATGACGAACTGGTAGTGTTTCACCGATTATACGATGTTATTTTTTTTAGAGTTGTATTATTGAAATCTATTGTTGGAATAACGGATTTAAATACTAAAATACAATTAGATCGGTTATAG
- a CDS encoding WbqC family protein yields MNRTAVLQSNYIPWKGYFDIINDVDTFIFYDDVQYTKNDWRNRNKVKSATGAQWLTIPVNNSNDSLICEVLLPNSNWNVKHFKTISALYSKAPYFKIYKDFLEHVYLERKWCSLSELNQYLIQYISKELLGISTTFKDSREFNSEGKKLDRLLDLLHKSGTDLYVSGPAAKDYIDDGRFEEEGIKLVYKDYKHYPEYNQFHPPFDHYVTIFDLLFHTGPDASYYIWGWRENEI; encoded by the coding sequence ATGAACAGAACTGCTGTACTTCAATCGAACTATATACCGTGGAAAGGTTATTTCGATATTATTAATGATGTGGATACTTTCATCTTCTATGACGATGTCCAATATACAAAAAACGATTGGAGAAATCGCAATAAAGTCAAAAGTGCGACGGGAGCTCAGTGGCTTACAATTCCTGTGAACAATTCGAATGATTCGTTGATCTGTGAAGTGCTGCTGCCTAATTCGAATTGGAATGTAAAACACTTTAAAACGATTAGCGCCTTATATTCAAAAGCACCTTATTTTAAAATATATAAAGACTTTCTTGAGCATGTTTATTTGGAGCGTAAATGGTGCAGTCTATCCGAGCTTAATCAATATTTGATTCAATATATTTCCAAAGAATTATTGGGTATTTCGACAACGTTTAAGGATTCGAGGGAATTTAATAGCGAAGGAAAAAAATTAGATAGATTACTGGACCTGCTTCACAAGTCTGGAACGGACCTTTATGTTTCAGGTCCCGCTGCCAAGGACTACATTGACGACGGTCGCTTTGAAGAAGAAGGGATTAAATTAGTATATAAGGATTACAAACATTATCCAGAATACAATCAATTTCACCCTCCTTTTGATCACTATGTCACGATTTTTGATTTGTTATTCCATACCGGACCGGATGCTTCCTATTATATTTGGGGCTGGAGAGAAAATGAAATTTGA
- a CDS encoding EamA family transporter produces the protein MKFELTKSYVFLFFSILSQSTASLFSKFAADAVGEGHILLVVTNSYYILSLVFLFFQAIFWQYTLRDLDLSFAYPLTALNNIIIVAFSYFLFHEEVTFNNLIGVLIIMTGIIILNIKSAKQ, from the coding sequence ATGAAATTTGAACTAACAAAAAGCTATGTTTTCCTTTTTTTTAGCATACTTTCTCAATCTACTGCTTCCCTTTTCTCAAAATTTGCTGCAGATGCCGTTGGAGAAGGACATATATTACTGGTTGTTACGAATAGCTATTATATATTGTCTTTAGTTTTCTTGTTTTTCCAGGCTATATTCTGGCAATATACCCTTAGGGATCTAGACCTGTCCTTTGCTTATCCATTAACTGCATTAAACAATATTATTATTGTTGCGTTTAGCTATTTTTTGTTTCATGAAGAAGTTACTTTCAATAATCTAATCGGAGTGCTTATTATTATGACAGGTATCATTATCCTAAATATAAAGAGCGCAAAGCAATGA
- a CDS encoding glycosyltransferase: MKVIYSKFNRERLPQYQTATIIYSDAAGGVFAQKKALTEEAYFHIRNIQENYAKLKSVMNNIKLAKPHLGENDITFEYISSPRFDSLLFKEITEKNKEKLFSYLNQYKMMVLQQPLDFIENFEPEAKFNEVFGVTPSFTNVMCLSLSNVDLTFDNLTFDQGQFTVIDYEWVFEIMIPVEFILFRSVNEFYAKYSDYLNHFAKKEEFLRFFGINFDYIPIFEKMEKGFQQYVFGQGREYQNAERVLKHITSLEEILSEIKVKDEKLRSLHEQIEQIQKEAEQIQKEADQLVSSLNLQISSKEHDIDELNKKRLETEAKLAVKEKEMSNLEQELADFKEQASVALKNKDGHINELLERERRLENIYASHGWRILSKYYMARDKIIPHNSKRKVILKLAKKALKNPKLMLSKLNTGNLKKFKRYLGSEEPARLMNRIDSYVERHEETVPQSDLQLYNVTNYGKLKFKYYEAPLVSIIIPVYNQWNYTYSCLASILENTSDLPYEVIIADDMSTDETVNIAQYAENITVVRDGVNRGFLLNCNNAAKSARGKYLFFLNNDTNVQTDWLSTLVELIESDPSIGMVGSKLVYPNGRLQEAGGIIWNDASGWNYGRLDDPEKPEYNYVKEADYISGAAILIRHIIWQELGGFDERYVPAYFEDTDLAFEVRRLGYKVLLQPKSVIVHFEGISHGTDTNSGIKSYQVSNKEKFMEKWGEELSKDHFPNAEHVFWARDRSRNRKTIVVVDHYVPHYDKDAGGRATYFYLKLFVSMGFHVIFIGDNFFRHEPYTSNLQELGIEVLYGDHYAKNINKWIKNNGSYIDYVYLNRPHISIKYMEIFKKSTSAKIIYFGHDLHFLREMRNFELTGNIHLIKSSEEWKKTEFSLFNDADVIHVVGSYEQSLLQKEFPDKPVRNIPLFPYDQPYANASHVEGFDARKDILFVGGFNHTPNYDGIVWFLDEIFGRIKKQIPNVKLYIVGSNPPDDLKAKSADDVIVTGFVSDEELERYYNRSRLVIVPLRYGAGVKGKVVEALYYQVPIVTTSIGSEGLEEAETVMTIAEDAHQFADSVIQLYQDETVWNSYFEESVQYIEKYFTREAARSILALDFKD, from the coding sequence ATGAAAGTTATATATTCTAAATTTAATAGGGAGCGGTTACCTCAATACCAGACAGCAACTATTATTTATTCGGATGCGGCTGGGGGAGTGTTTGCGCAAAAAAAGGCCTTAACTGAGGAGGCTTATTTTCATATACGCAACATTCAAGAAAATTATGCAAAATTAAAATCCGTGATGAACAATATTAAATTAGCGAAACCCCATTTGGGTGAAAATGACATTACATTCGAGTATATTAGTTCTCCTCGATTTGATTCCCTACTATTTAAGGAAATAACAGAGAAAAACAAAGAAAAACTATTTTCTTATTTGAACCAATACAAAATGATGGTACTTCAGCAACCCCTTGATTTCATTGAAAATTTCGAACCTGAAGCAAAGTTTAATGAAGTGTTTGGGGTAACGCCTTCTTTCACAAATGTAATGTGTCTTAGCTTGTCCAATGTAGATCTCACTTTTGATAATTTAACGTTTGATCAAGGACAATTTACTGTAATTGATTATGAGTGGGTATTCGAAATCATGATACCTGTAGAATTTATTTTGTTTAGAAGCGTAAATGAGTTTTATGCTAAATACTCAGACTATCTAAATCACTTTGCTAAGAAAGAAGAGTTTCTTCGCTTTTTCGGAATAAATTTTGATTACATTCCAATCTTCGAAAAAATGGAGAAAGGTTTCCAGCAATATGTATTTGGACAAGGAAGGGAGTACCAGAATGCTGAAAGAGTATTGAAGCACATAACTTCCTTGGAAGAGATTCTTTCGGAGATTAAGGTGAAAGATGAAAAGTTGCGATCATTACATGAACAAATTGAACAAATCCAGAAGGAAGCTGAACAGATACAGAAGGAAGCTGACCAGCTGGTTTCTTCTTTGAATTTGCAAATCTCTTCAAAAGAGCATGATATAGATGAACTTAACAAAAAAAGGTTGGAAACTGAAGCCAAGCTTGCAGTCAAAGAAAAGGAAATGAGTAATTTAGAACAAGAATTGGCTGATTTTAAAGAGCAAGCATCTGTAGCACTAAAGAATAAAGACGGTCATATCAATGAGCTGCTTGAACGTGAAAGAAGATTAGAAAATATATATGCATCCCATGGATGGCGAATTTTAAGTAAATATTATATGGCAAGAGATAAGATCATTCCTCATAATTCAAAAAGAAAAGTAATCTTGAAACTTGCCAAAAAGGCTTTGAAAAACCCGAAGTTGATGCTTTCCAAGTTGAATACAGGAAATTTAAAGAAGTTTAAACGATACTTGGGTTCTGAAGAGCCTGCGCGGCTAATGAACAGAATTGACTCCTATGTCGAACGTCATGAAGAAACTGTACCTCAATCTGACCTGCAATTATATAATGTAACAAACTACGGAAAGTTAAAGTTTAAGTATTATGAGGCACCCTTGGTATCTATTATTATTCCGGTTTACAATCAATGGAATTATACTTACTCCTGCCTTGCTTCTATATTGGAAAATACATCGGACCTGCCTTACGAAGTCATTATTGCAGATGATATGTCTACCGATGAAACCGTTAATATTGCTCAGTATGCTGAAAACATTACCGTAGTAAGAGATGGGGTAAACAGAGGCTTCCTGCTTAATTGTAATAATGCTGCCAAATCAGCGCGTGGAAAATATCTATTTTTCCTGAACAATGATACGAACGTTCAAACAGATTGGCTGAGTACTCTTGTCGAACTTATTGAGTCTGATCCTTCGATTGGTATGGTAGGGTCTAAACTTGTGTACCCGAATGGTAGATTACAGGAAGCTGGTGGAATCATTTGGAATGATGCAAGCGGTTGGAATTATGGCCGTTTGGATGATCCGGAGAAGCCGGAATACAACTATGTGAAAGAAGCAGATTATATTTCCGGTGCTGCTATTTTGATTAGACACATAATCTGGCAGGAACTCGGGGGATTCGATGAAAGGTACGTACCAGCTTATTTTGAGGATACAGACCTAGCATTTGAGGTTAGACGATTAGGCTATAAGGTTTTATTGCAACCCAAATCCGTTATCGTGCATTTTGAAGGTATCTCTCACGGAACAGATACTAACAGCGGCATTAAGAGTTATCAAGTTTCCAATAAAGAGAAATTCATGGAAAAATGGGGAGAAGAATTATCCAAAGATCATTTTCCTAATGCCGAACACGTCTTCTGGGCCAGAGATCGAAGCAGAAACAGAAAAACTATTGTCGTCGTGGATCATTATGTTCCTCACTATGACAAAGATGCAGGTGGCCGGGCCACTTATTTCTATTTGAAGTTATTTGTTTCAATGGGTTTCCATGTGATTTTTATTGGTGACAACTTCTTCAGACATGAGCCTTATACCTCAAATCTACAAGAACTTGGAATAGAGGTCCTATATGGGGACCATTATGCGAAAAATATAAACAAATGGATTAAAAACAATGGTTCTTACATTGATTATGTTTATCTTAATCGTCCACATATCTCTATTAAGTACATGGAAATATTTAAGAAATCTACTTCAGCAAAAATTATTTATTTCGGTCATGACCTTCACTTCCTTAGAGAAATGAGAAATTTTGAATTAACGGGAAATATACATCTTATCAAATCTTCGGAAGAATGGAAGAAAACGGAGTTCTCGCTGTTTAATGATGCGGATGTTATTCATGTTGTAGGTTCATATGAACAATCCTTGCTTCAAAAGGAATTTCCGGATAAACCGGTAAGAAATATCCCATTGTTTCCTTATGACCAACCATATGCTAACGCTAGTCATGTTGAGGGATTTGATGCGAGGAAAGATATATTATTCGTTGGCGGATTTAACCATACTCCCAACTATGACGGAATCGTATGGTTTTTGGATGAGATCTTTGGTAGGATCAAGAAACAGATTCCAAATGTGAAGCTTTATATTGTGGGTTCGAATCCCCCTGATGATTTAAAAGCAAAATCCGCAGACGATGTAATCGTCACGGGGTTTGTATCCGACGAAGAACTGGAGAGATATTATAATCGTTCTAGACTGGTTATTGTGCCTCTTCGTTATGGGGCGGGCGTTAAAGGGAAAGTAGTCGAAGCGCTATACTACCAAGTTCCTATTGTTACAACATCGATCGGTTCTGAAGGGTTGGAAGAGGCTGAGACGGTTATGACAATAGCAGAAGATGCGCATCAGTTTGCTGATTCTGTCATTCAATTATATCAAGATGAGACCGTATGGAATTCCTATTTCGAGGAATCTGTCCAATATATCGAAAAATACTTTACCCGAGAAGCTGCTAGAAGCATCCTTGCTCTCGATTTTAAAGACTAG
- a CDS encoding ABC transporter permease, with protein MWMFSKRNVEFNAKYRFIFELTKKDFKTRYVGSFLGVLWAFIQPMIQIVIFWFVFQVGFKSTPIDNFPFILWLISAMIPWFFISDSIQGATTSIIDNSYLVKKVVFKVSFLPIIKIYSALWVHLFFVAVIFLMFAIYGYFPDLYNIQIVYYIFCISALVLGVSWITSSLIIFFKDMGQIVSTVLQFGFWLTPIFYSVDIIPQKYIFLMKINPAFYIIQGYRDTFIYKKWFWEHPMLTLNFWLCTIAILIIGRIMFKKLRPHFADVL; from the coding sequence ATGTGGATGTTCTCTAAAAGGAATGTAGAATTTAATGCGAAATATCGATTTATTTTTGAACTGACAAAGAAAGATTTTAAAACAAGATACGTTGGATCTTTTTTAGGAGTACTGTGGGCTTTTATCCAACCAATGATTCAAATTGTGATTTTTTGGTTCGTTTTTCAGGTCGGATTTAAGTCTACACCCATAGACAACTTTCCATTTATACTATGGCTAATTTCAGCCATGATTCCGTGGTTCTTCATTTCCGATTCTATACAGGGTGCAACTACATCAATTATAGATAATAGTTATTTAGTAAAGAAAGTCGTCTTTAAAGTAAGTTTCTTACCTATCATTAAGATCTATTCGGCTTTATGGGTTCATCTGTTCTTTGTTGCAGTCATTTTTTTGATGTTTGCTATCTACGGATACTTCCCGGATTTATATAATATCCAGATCGTATACTATATTTTTTGTATATCAGCCTTAGTTTTGGGTGTTTCGTGGATTACGTCGTCTTTGATCATATTCTTTAAAGACATGGGGCAAATTGTATCGACCGTACTTCAATTTGGATTTTGGCTAACACCTATATTTTATTCAGTAGACATTATCCCTCAAAAATATATTTTTCTTATGAAAATCAATCCTGCATTCTATATTATTCAGGGCTACAGAGATACTTTCATTTATAAGAAGTGGTTCTGGGAGCATCCGATGTTAACGCTCAACTTCTGGCTCTGTACTATAGCGATACTAATTATAGGCAGGATCATGTTTAAGAAACTTCGTCCGCATTTTGCAGACGTACTTTAA
- a CDS encoding mannose-1-phosphate guanylyltransferase/mannose-6-phosphate isomerase: MINVVLCGGNGTRLWPLSRTLYPKQFNKMIGDRSLFQLTVERNALLCDKKFIVSNEEQYFLALDHLNELEMKADKFILEPVGRNTAPAIALACLAVGDDELVLVTPSDHVVQNQHEYTRCIETAKELALEGYMVTFGVHPNYPETGYGYIEADGHNVISFKEKPDLLTAERYLKSGNFYWNSGMFLFKAGVFLKELESAAKEIYDRTLSAFNNARVHYDTIRISKEEMEAIPANSVDYAVMEYSTNVKVVSSDIGWSDLGSFEALYEQLPKDEAGNSLANNYISVNSSRNLVLSNDRMIATIDVEDLMIVDTPDALMISRQGSSQKVKEIVHELKQRKSNLCDNHVTAYRPWGNHTELDISPNYKIKKVVVRPGKKLTVQKHFHRNEHWIVVSGTALITVNGEQSLLRKNESTFIRVGDEHTVENPGKIDLHLIEVQVGEYIGEDDVVRID; encoded by the coding sequence ATGATAAATGTTGTATTATGCGGGGGGAATGGTACCCGGTTATGGCCGCTATCTCGAACTTTGTATCCTAAACAATTTAACAAGATGATCGGAGATCGCTCTTTATTTCAACTGACCGTGGAGAGAAATGCCCTCCTTTGTGATAAAAAATTTATTGTATCTAATGAGGAACAGTATTTCCTGGCATTGGATCACCTTAATGAGTTGGAGATGAAAGCTGATAAATTTATCCTGGAGCCAGTCGGCCGGAATACCGCGCCGGCTATAGCTTTGGCTTGTTTGGCTGTGGGAGATGATGAGTTGGTGTTGGTTACGCCGTCTGATCATGTTGTTCAAAATCAGCATGAATATACTCGTTGCATAGAAACAGCTAAGGAACTGGCCCTCGAAGGATACATGGTAACCTTCGGGGTCCACCCGAATTATCCTGAAACAGGATACGGGTACATAGAGGCTGACGGCCACAATGTGATTTCGTTTAAAGAAAAACCGGACTTATTAACTGCTGAAAGGTATTTGAAATCGGGAAACTTTTATTGGAATAGTGGAATGTTTCTGTTCAAAGCCGGGGTATTCCTCAAGGAGTTGGAGTCGGCAGCTAAAGAAATCTATGATAGGACACTCTCTGCTTTCAACAATGCGAGAGTGCATTACGACACCATTCGTATATCCAAGGAAGAGATGGAGGCCATTCCTGCTAACAGCGTCGATTATGCGGTTATGGAATACAGCACAAACGTAAAAGTCGTCTCTTCCGATATTGGATGGTCAGATCTTGGCAGCTTCGAAGCATTGTATGAGCAGTTGCCCAAAGATGAGGCGGGCAATTCTTTGGCTAACAATTATATTAGTGTCAATTCTTCACGTAATCTTGTCCTGTCAAATGACAGGATGATCGCTACAATCGATGTGGAAGACCTCATGATTGTAGATACGCCTGATGCATTAATGATTTCCAGGCAAGGATCTTCTCAAAAAGTAAAGGAAATCGTTCATGAACTGAAGCAGAGAAAGTCTAATCTTTGCGATAATCATGTTACTGCTTACAGACCGTGGGGAAATCATACTGAGCTAGACATTTCACCGAATTATAAGATAAAAAAAGTAGTAGTGAGGCCGGGAAAAAAACTCACTGTTCAAAAACATTTCCACCGTAATGAGCATTGGATCGTTGTAAGCGGGACGGCTTTAATTACAGTAAACGGGGAACAGTCCCTGCTTCGTAAAAATGAATCCACATTCATTCGCGTGGGAGATGAGCATACTGTCGAAAATCCAGGGAAGATAGATCTACATTTAATTGAGGTTCAAGTAGGGGAGTATATTGGGGAAGACGATGTAGTGAGGATTGATTAA
- the rffA gene encoding dTDP-4-amino-4,6-dideoxygalactose transaminase, with the protein MILFNVPGVTGKEQEYIQRAVQNRRFSGDGEFTKLSSKWMESRFDTIKTLLTTSCTHALEMAAILADIKEGDEVILPSYTFVSTANAFALRGAKIVFVDIRPDTMNIDETLIEAAITPRTKAIVPVHYAGVSCEMDTIMEIAAKYNLLVIEDAAQGVMSRYKGRYLGSIGHLGCYSFHETKNYNCGEGGALLVNDSLFVERAEIIREKGTDRSRFFRGQVDKYTWVDIGSSYLPSEINAAFLYAQLQMADVINDNRKESWAKYFSGLEQLQQEERIKLPFIPDECEHNAHMFYIKCKSLEERTRLIQFLKSKEIQSVFHYIPLHSSSAGIQFGRFHGADHYTTSESDKILRLPIYYNMDDNDISKVIESLYNFYH; encoded by the coding sequence ATGATACTATTCAATGTACCTGGAGTTACTGGTAAAGAACAAGAGTACATTCAGAGAGCTGTTCAAAATCGCCGGTTTTCTGGGGACGGGGAATTCACCAAGTTAAGCAGCAAATGGATGGAATCGAGATTTGATACGATTAAAACATTGCTGACTACCTCCTGTACTCATGCACTGGAGATGGCCGCTATACTAGCTGATATTAAAGAAGGAGATGAAGTTATCCTCCCTTCTTATACGTTTGTTTCAACAGCTAATGCTTTTGCTTTAAGAGGTGCAAAGATTGTATTTGTCGATATTCGTCCTGATACAATGAATATTGATGAAACACTAATTGAGGCTGCGATTACTCCGCGGACTAAAGCTATAGTTCCCGTTCATTATGCGGGGGTGTCTTGTGAAATGGACACGATTATGGAGATAGCGGCGAAATATAACCTGCTTGTTATTGAAGATGCTGCACAAGGAGTTATGAGTCGGTATAAGGGAAGATATCTTGGTAGTATCGGGCATCTGGGTTGCTATAGTTTTCATGAAACCAAGAACTACAATTGTGGAGAAGGCGGGGCCTTGCTCGTGAATGATTCATTGTTCGTGGAACGAGCAGAAATAATCAGGGAGAAAGGAACAGACCGTTCCCGTTTCTTTAGAGGCCAAGTGGATAAGTATACTTGGGTAGATATAGGCTCTTCTTATTTACCCAGTGAAATCAATGCTGCGTTTTTGTACGCTCAACTGCAAATGGCGGACGTCATCAATGACAATCGCAAAGAGAGCTGGGCTAAGTATTTCAGCGGGCTAGAACAATTACAACAAGAAGAACGAATCAAGCTTCCTTTTATACCTGATGAATGCGAACATAATGCCCATATGTTTTATATCAAGTGCAAATCGCTCGAGGAGAGAACACGTTTAATTCAATTTTTGAAAAGTAAAGAAATTCAAAGCGTGTTTCATTACATTCCACTGCACTCATCATCTGCAGGTATACAATTTGGCAGATTTCATGGAGCAGATCATTATACAACTTCGGAAAGTGACAAAATTCTAAGACTTCCGATATATTACAATATGGATGACAATGATATTAGTAAAGTTATAGAGTCGTTATACAACTTCTACCACTAG
- a CDS encoding class I SAM-dependent methyltransferase, whose product MKLNLNYYNGEDLYSDGEVEDELLQITENHKSFHHILKTNTSWPILYHLSPLRANLLEWYPFEETATLLEIGAGCGALTGLFSNKVSKVTAVELSKKRAEILARRHEDRENIEVLVGNFEDMQFSHKFDYITLIGVLEYSGKFGGGSSPYLDFLKKAKSMLAPDGTLIVAIENKYGLKYWAGALEDHTGRLFDSIEHYLGNDDVRTFGKKEIEELLNGAGFSNNEFYYPMPDYKLPSQIFSDDYLPKPGDLKLSPNFDRDRLLLFNEKITFDNIIQNEMFPFFSNSFLIFSKE is encoded by the coding sequence TTGAAACTCAACTTAAATTACTATAATGGGGAAGACCTGTATAGTGATGGAGAGGTAGAAGATGAACTGCTCCAAATCACTGAAAATCATAAGTCTTTTCATCACATTCTTAAAACCAACACTAGTTGGCCTATCTTGTACCACTTATCTCCACTTAGAGCCAACCTGCTTGAATGGTATCCATTTGAAGAGACAGCTACCTTATTGGAGATCGGTGCAGGATGTGGAGCACTAACCGGACTTTTCAGTAATAAGGTAAGTAAAGTGACTGCTGTAGAGCTTTCCAAAAAAAGAGCGGAAATTCTTGCGAGAAGGCATGAGGATCGCGAGAATATAGAGGTATTGGTTGGCAATTTTGAAGATATGCAGTTCAGTCATAAATTCGATTACATTACACTAATTGGAGTTCTGGAGTACTCCGGTAAATTTGGGGGAGGATCGTCGCCATATCTGGATTTTTTGAAGAAGGCCAAGTCAATGCTTGCTCCTGATGGCACGCTTATTGTGGCTATTGAAAACAAATATGGATTGAAATATTGGGCTGGAGCTCTTGAAGACCATACAGGACGTTTGTTTGATAGTATTGAGCATTATTTGGGAAATGACGATGTACGGACCTTCGGCAAAAAAGAAATTGAAGAGTTGTTAAATGGAGCAGGATTTTCAAATAATGAATTTTATTATCCAATGCCGGATTATAAATTGCCGTCTCAAATATTTTCGGATGATTATTTACCCAAGCCGGGCGATCTTAAACTTTCTCCAAACTTTGACCGTGATCGATTACTTTTGTTTAACGAGAAAATAACCTTTGATAATATAATTCAGAATGAGATGTTCCCTTTTTTTTCCAACTCATTTCTGATATTTTCAAAAGAATGA
- a CDS encoding glycosyltransferase family 2 protein encodes MKISVVTTMYRSSAYLPEFYARIKENVAKLGLSYEIIMVNDGSPDNSLDVAVGIQQQDPCVKVIDLSKNFGHHKAILSGLSYARGDLIFLLDCDLEEEPENLELFYNEWLQGNGEFDVIFGVQREREGTFYRRIAGDLFYKFFNLISDEKIPKNPCTIRLMTKRYVSSLLEFKDQNVFLAAMFEKVGYRQKPFAIKKTYKGSSSYNLIRKLTLMMDGVTSFSSRPLLLIMASGSLIAFLSLVYALFLVFRKVFFQSVISGWTSVMVSIWLMSGLIIFSVGVVGVYVSKIFNETKDRPISVVRKVYEQGSETRNS; translated from the coding sequence ATGAAGATCTCTGTTGTAACCACTATGTACCGTTCCTCCGCGTACCTTCCTGAATTTTATGCAAGAATAAAAGAAAATGTCGCTAAACTTGGATTGTCCTATGAAATTATTATGGTGAATGACGGTTCTCCGGATAACTCGCTAGATGTAGCAGTAGGTATTCAACAACAGGATCCTTGTGTTAAAGTGATAGACTTGTCTAAGAACTTTGGTCATCATAAGGCAATTTTAAGCGGACTTTCTTATGCTAGAGGTGATTTGATATTTTTATTGGATTGTGATCTGGAAGAGGAACCAGAAAATCTGGAATTATTCTATAATGAATGGTTGCAGGGGAATGGAGAATTTGATGTTATTTTCGGGGTACAGCGAGAGAGAGAAGGGACCTTCTATAGAAGGATTGCGGGGGATTTATTTTATAAGTTCTTTAATTTGATTTCCGACGAAAAAATCCCCAAAAACCCTTGTACGATACGTTTAATGACTAAACGTTATGTGAGCAGTCTATTAGAATTCAAAGATCAAAACGTTTTTTTGGCAGCGATGTTCGAAAAAGTAGGATACAGACAGAAGCCTTTTGCCATAAAAAAGACTTACAAAGGCTCAAGCTCCTATAATTTAATTAGGAAATTGACGCTCATGATGGATGGGGTTACTTCATTCAGTAGCAGGCCTCTTTTGCTTATTATGGCAAGTGGGTCTTTAATAGCTTTTTTATCGCTCGTTTATGCGTTATTTTTAGTGTTCCGGAAGGTGTTTTTTCAATCGGTGATAAGCGGATGGACCAGTGTGATGGTTTCTATATGGTTAATGAGTGGCCTTATTATTTTTTCAGTAGGGGTAGTAGGCGTATATGTATCCAAAATTTTTAATGAGACTAAAGATCGGCCAATCTCTGTTGTTAGAAAAGTATATGAACAGGGAAGCGAAACTCGAAACTCTTAA